One Eurosta solidaginis isolate ZX-2024a chromosome 5, ASM4086904v1, whole genome shotgun sequence DNA segment encodes these proteins:
- the LOC137254476 gene encoding collagenase-like, with protein sequence MKLLIALSLLLCTASALESREPRNTQRERLGYMVQKVAVSPRIVKGQTAAVNEFPYQAGLLLFDGENVRICGGSLISNEWVLTAAHCTLNAISGTVYLGSITHLDPIARLEVDKCDIKVHTAFDMKTLINDIALIKIPAVTYSDAIRPVSLPKCASGYPTYVDKTVVASGWGYTSDTSKSFSPVLQFGNLKVISNKVCAEEYGSSKVDTGKMCTSTINHIGICVGDSGGPLVLAASKLQIGIISFYSHKGCESDSPAGHTRVTSYLDWIQENTGLRLNEKKCLCF encoded by the exons ATGAAATTGTTGATAGCTTTGTCACTCCTACTATGCACCGCCTCGGCGCTTGAAAGTCGGGAACCTAGAAATACACAACGTGAACGCTTGGGGTATATGGTGCAAAAGGTAGCTGTAAGTCCACGTATAGTAAAAGGTCAAACGGCTGCTGTTAATGAATTTCCTTATCAAGCTGGTTTGTTGTTATTTGATGGTGAAAATGTTCGCATTTGTGGTGGATCTctaataagcaatgaatgggTGCTGACGGCTGCTCATTGTACTTTAAA TGCTATTAGCGGGACCGTATACTTAGGCAGCATCACTCACTTAGATCCCATCGCACGCCTGGAGGTGGACAAATGTGACATTAAAGTTCATACCGCATTCGATATGAAAACTCTTATAAATGATATAGCTTTGATAAAAATTCCAGCTGTAACATATTCAGATGCCATTCGGCCGGTTTCCCTACCAAAATGTGCTTCAGGCTATCCCACTTACGTTGATAAAACTGTAGTGGCTTCTGGATGGGGTTATACCTCTGATACATCCAAGTCGTTTTCTCCTGTTTTACAGTTTGGCAATTTGAAAGTGATCTCGAACAAAGTATGTGCTGAAGAATATGGTTCATCTAAGGTCGATACCGGAAAAATGTGTACTTCCACTATCAATCATATTGGAATTTGTGTTGGTGATTCTGGAGGCCCATTGGTGTTAGCAGCTTCAAAGCTTCAAATTGGTATTATATCTTTTTATTCACACAAAGGATGTGAAAGTGATTCACCAGCTGGACATACTCGTGTCACTTCCTACTTGGATTGGATTCAAGAAAATACGGGGCTTAGGcttaatgaaaaaaagtgtttgtgtTTCTAA